Within the Stenotrophomonas sp. 610A2 genome, the region GCTTGTGGATGGCTTCCAGGAACAGCTTCTGCTGGTCCGGCTCATAACCCAGCTTGTCGATACCCAGCTTGGCGGCGCTGCCGTCGAGGATACGCAGCACGATCTTTTCGCCGAACAGGGTTGGCAAGGTACTTACGCGGAAGTCGATCTGCTTGGTCTTGGACAGATTGAGCTTGATGCGGCCATCCTGCGGCACGCGCTTCTCGGCGATATCCAGCTGAGACATGACCTTGAGGCGCGCAGCAATACGCTGATTCAGCTTGACCGGTGCCTTGGCCACGGTCTTGAGCAGGCCATCGATACGGAAACGAACGCGGTAATCGTCTTCGTAGGGCTCGAAGTGGATATCCGACGCGCCTTTGCGGATTGCATCCACCAAGGCCTTGTTGACGAACTTGACCACCGGCGTGTCGTCACCCTTGGCATCAACACCAGTGTCGCCGCCGCCGCCCATGTCCTCGTCACCGGCGGAGACATCCAGGTCTCCCATGCCTTCATCGTCACCACCAAGGCCATCACCCAACGAGTCGCTGCTGGCCAACCACTGGTCCAAAGTGCGGCGGATCTGCTCCTCGTCAACCAGGATCGGCTCGACCACCAGGTTGGTCTGGAACTTGATCTCGTCGAGCTGCTGGGTCGGATTGCTGGTGCCGACGAACAACTTGCCGCCGCGTTTGAACAGCGGCAGCACATGATGCTTGCGCAGCAATTCCTCGCTGACCAGCTTCATCGCGCTCTGGTTCGTATCGAAGACCGATACATCCAGCAGCGGCATACCGAACTCCATGGCGTTGGCAGCGGCCATGTGCGAGGCGCTCACCAGCTTCTTGTCGGCCAGCCACTGCGCCAATGGCACCCTGGCCTCGGCGGCTTGCGCCATCGCAGAACGTGCAACCGATTCTTCCAGCGCTCCGTCCTGGACCAGGCGACGGGCGATGCCGGTGATTCCAACCAGGTTGGCGGTGATGGCGGTGTTCATGGCGGATCCCCAGATCGGACGGTAACAGCGAGATTGTACGCAGGGTGCTACCCACATGGAGACCCGGGGCGACAATTGAACCTACAGCCTTCCTTCCCCGCAGATCACCCTGTCTATAGCTGTAGAGCAGAAACGGTGCCGCGCCATGCCGCACCCCGCAGCCACCTCAACCAGGGTTGTCGTTGACCTTGAATGGCAGCGCGTATTGCCGGATCAACTCGCCATCCCCGACCCCTGGCACTCCCAGTTCGGCATTACATGGCCCAGGGCAGTAGTACGTACCAAACACTCGGTCGAA harbors:
- the pilB gene encoding type IV-A pilus assembly ATPase PilB; this translates as MNTAITANLVGITGIARRLVQDGALEESVARSAMAQAAEARVPLAQWLADKKLVSASHMAAANAMEFGMPLLDVSVFDTNQSAMKLVSEELLRKHHVLPLFKRGGKLFVGTSNPTQQLDEIKFQTNLVVEPILVDEEQIRRTLDQWLASSDSLGDGLGGDDEGMGDLDVSAGDEDMGGGGDTGVDAKGDDTPVVKFVNKALVDAIRKGASDIHFEPYEDDYRVRFRIDGLLKTVAKAPVKLNQRIAARLKVMSQLDIAEKRVPQDGRIKLNLSKTKQIDFRVSTLPTLFGEKIVLRILDGSAAKLGIDKLGYEPDQQKLFLEAIHKPYGMVLVTGPTGSGKTVSLYTALGILNDDTRNISTAEDPVEIRLPGVNQVQQNNKRGMTFAAALRSFLRQDPDIIMVGEIRDLETAEIAIKAAQTGHMVLSTLHTNDAPQTIARLMNMGIAPYNITSSVTLVIAQRLARRLCSNCKRPQQLPENALLAEGFTAEQIAKGINLYEPVGCDECTEGYKGRTGIYQVMPMTDDIAAIVLQGGNAMDIAAAAQKIGINDLRQSALVKAAQGTTSLAEINRVTKD